Within Actinomycetes bacterium, the genomic segment GGCCGCATATTCTCGACAAGCAGTAAAGGCTCGCTCCAGCGCAGCCGAAGACAGCGAACCAGTGCGATCCACACCCTCGCCGAGTCGGATGATCTGCATCCGCCGATCCAGCTCCACGAAATCGGGGCCAATGTCCGCGACCAGCAGCCGGATGGAGTTTGTGCCGCAGTCGATCCCGGCGACTCGTGTTGATGCCGCGGTCATACCTCCTCCTTCGTAAGGCAGTCGCGTCGCTGCCACCAGCCGGCAATCGCTGCCAGCACTTCGTCACCGAGCGGGTTCACCCCGGGCCCGGCGGCCAACGAATGGGCAGCGAGCACGTGCAGACACTTGACCCGATCGGGCATACCCCCCGCTGAGATGCCAGCAATTTCCGGGACGTCCCCTAGCGCAGCCCGCCGCTGCAGATAGTCACGATGAGCGGCGGCATACTGCTGAGCCAACTCCGGATCCTCAGCGACACGCTGCTGCATCTCGGCCATTACCCCGTCTGCTTCCAGCGTCCCGATCGCCGAAGCCGCCCGCGGACAGGTCAAGTAATACAACGTAGGGAAAGGGGTGCCATCAGGTAGTCGCGGCTCCGTCATCACCACATCAGGCGCTCCGCAAGGGCAGCGGTGCGCGATTTCCACGACACCACGGGGGCTGCGGCCAAGTTGCTCTGCGATGACGGCGAGGTCCGCTACCGTCGCCGGTTCACCGCTACTGCTGTCCGCCATCGGCGCCCGACTCTTCAACGGCGCCCAGCCGAACCGGGTTCTCTGTAGAACGCCACAACTTGCCATACCAAGTCGTGGGTTCCTGCGATTCCGGTTGCGCCTCGTCTCGCTGGAAATCCGGGTCCAACAGGATCAGTCCCATTTCTCCCGGCTTCACTAGGTTGAGCCGCTTCCTAGCCTGGTCCGTGACGAACTCCTCGTCCTGCCACTGCTGCTCTTGTGCGGTGAGTTCGGCAATCCGTTGCTCGGTAGCTGCGTTCTGGGCAGACAGCTCGGCGAGTCCCGCCCGCTGCGAGATCCAGGAACGCACTGGCATGACCAACATCGCCGCTACCGCCAGCAGCGCCAGGACCAGAATCAGCGTTCGGCCAGAAGCAGGCTGTGAGCGTTCATCGAGGCCGGCTAGACCAGTATCGGGCGCAAAGTCTGCCCCCGATTCCGGACGACCGTCCATATCAATGCTCACCACGTGATACTCGCACGTTGCGACCAGCGATCCCGGCAGCGGCCCGCCGTGTCAGCAACCAAGACCCCACGGCGGTGGGTGTGACTGCTGTCGCTGTTAGGCGGAGAACCGGGGAAAGGCAGAACTTCCGGCGTACCGGGCGGCCTCGTCCAGTTCCTCCTCAATCCGCAGCAACTGGTTGTACTTCGCCACCCGCTCCGAGCGAGCCGGAGCACCGGACTTGATCTGACCGCAGCCCAAGGCCACAGCTAGATCCGCAATGAAGGTGTCCTCAGTCTCGCCAGAGCGATGGCTCATCATGGTGGCGTAGTTGTTGTGGTGGGCCAGACTCACTGCATCAACGGTTTCGGTCAGACTGCCGATCTGATTGACCTTCACCAACAGCGCGTTGGCGGCACCCAGATCAATACCCCGCTGCAATCGCTCCGGGTTGGTGACGAAGAGATCATCGCCAACGAGTTGCACCTGATCACCAATCGAGGCCGCAATCTGCACCCAGCCGTCCCAATCTTCCTCATCCAGCGGATCTTCGATACTGACCAACGGGAAGTCCTTGACCAAACCGGCATAGTAGTCGATCAGCCACTCGGAATCTCGATCCTCACCCTCAAACTGGTATTTTCCGCCCTCGTGGAACTCGGTCGCTGCCACGTCGAGCGCCAGCGCCACGTCGCGCCCAGCGGTGAGCCCAGCGTCCTCGATGGCTTTGACAATGATCTCCAGGGCCGCCCGGTTGGCGGGCAGATCGGGAGCGAAGCCTCCCTCGTCGCCGAGCCCAGTGTTGAGTCCGTCGGCTTTGAGGCGTGACTTGAGTGCGTGATAGACCTCGGCTCCCCAGCGCAGCGCATCGGAGA encodes:
- a CDS encoding DUF501 domain-containing protein: MADSSSGEPATVADLAVIAEQLGRSPRGVVEIAHRCPCGAPDVVMTEPRLPDGTPFPTLYYLTCPRAASAIGTLEADGVMAEMQQRVAEDPELAQQYAAAHRDYLQRRAALGDVPEIAGISAGGMPDRVKCLHVLAAHSLAAGPGVNPLGDEVLAAIAGWWQRRDCLTKEEV
- a CDS encoding septum formation initiator family protein — its product is MSIDMDGRPESGADFAPDTGLAGLDERSQPASGRTLILVLALLAVAAMLVMPVRSWISQRAGLAELSAQNAATEQRIAELTAQEQQWQDEEFVTDQARKRLNLVKPGEMGLILLDPDFQRDEAQPESQEPTTWYGKLWRSTENPVRLGAVEESGADGGQQ
- the eno gene encoding phosphopyruvate hydratase: MASIEVVIAREILDSRGNPTVEVEVGLDDLSVGRAAVPSGASTGAFEAAERRDSDSERYLGKGVQQACVAVEDEIAPEVLGFDASEQRLVDQAMIDLDGTPNKSNIGANAILGVSLATAQAAAESADLPLFRYLGGPQAHLLPVPMMNILNGGAHADSNVDIQEFMIAPIGAPTFSDALRWGAEVYHALKSRLKADGLNTGLGDEGGFAPDLPANRAALEIIVKAIEDAGLTAGRDVALALDVAATEFHEGGKYQFEGEDRDSEWLIDYYAGLVKDFPLVSIEDPLDEEDWDGWVQIAASIGDQVQLVGDDLFVTNPERLQRGIDLGAANALLVKVNQIGSLTETVDAVSLAHHNNYATMMSHRSGETEDTFIADLAVALGCGQIKSGAPARSERVAKYNQLLRIEEELDEAARYAGSSAFPRFSA